In one Trichlorobacter lovleyi SZ genomic region, the following are encoded:
- a CDS encoding methyl-accepting chemotaxis protein: protein MADLTSGSSIIRFLLFAGTGIALFGAGATFVLLSEPASDTSIMLTKFVLAGFVACASIFATVIKVMASRGLVRRVAELTTAICQGTEGNLTVQVAVASDDELGHLGKTVNSLFNKFGKMVLQINDTISELGKISDQNNEAASHVLTTVRSQSEEAAVGSAAVAGIDASVVLVRKSVEQMTVSAQENSACISELTANIDEVRQHAETQSASIEDVSSAMVEMSTLMEQVGKNVGSLMDAASTTTSSVEEIDLLIQQVGGTVHNTAAAAEGVRLDAELGQQVVLSAISCINGIVHSSKSAYDSITTLSQRVSAIGKIISVIDDIADQTNLLALNSAILAAQAGEHGKGFAIVANEIKGLAKRTRQSTMEIALLIKGVQEETGKAVTAIRITEERVADGENLSRRSGEALSKIVSGVEAAGRQIIDIAHSTEEQARRSSNMHKSIRTMTNMVAHIFRSSQELIQASRSITKAAERTREFTALVQTSSVRQWQMSTTIATSTANMEDKTRGIKEACGEQSEWSVQINQSMERITQTADINLASVRILENGAENLAGQIQVLRNEMAHLRAE, encoded by the coding sequence ATGGCAGATCTCACCTCCGGCTCAAGCATTATCAGGTTTCTTCTGTTCGCCGGTACAGGCATCGCACTCTTCGGGGCAGGCGCAACCTTTGTCCTCCTCTCCGAACCGGCATCAGATACTTCCATCATGCTTACCAAGTTTGTCCTTGCTGGGTTTGTGGCCTGCGCTTCAATCTTCGCTACAGTCATCAAGGTCATGGCATCTCGCGGTCTGGTGCGACGGGTCGCCGAACTGACAACAGCAATCTGTCAAGGGACAGAGGGTAATCTTACTGTCCAGGTAGCGGTGGCGAGTGACGATGAACTCGGTCATCTCGGGAAAACGGTAAACTCACTCTTTAACAAGTTCGGCAAGATGGTGCTCCAAATCAATGACACCATCAGCGAACTGGGGAAAATATCTGATCAAAACAACGAAGCTGCGAGCCACGTGCTAACCACCGTCCGAAGCCAGTCAGAGGAGGCTGCAGTCGGTTCGGCAGCCGTGGCCGGAATCGACGCATCTGTAGTACTGGTGCGTAAAAGCGTCGAACAAATGACAGTATCTGCACAGGAGAACAGTGCCTGCATCTCCGAACTGACGGCCAATATAGACGAAGTCCGGCAGCATGCGGAAACCCAGTCCGCCTCCATTGAGGATGTCAGCTCAGCAATGGTCGAGATGTCAACCCTGATGGAGCAGGTAGGTAAGAACGTCGGCAGCTTGATGGATGCAGCATCCACCACGACTTCGTCTGTCGAGGAAATAGACCTACTGATCCAGCAGGTCGGTGGTACAGTGCACAATACCGCGGCAGCGGCTGAAGGGGTCAGACTGGATGCGGAACTGGGGCAGCAGGTGGTTTTATCCGCAATATCATGTATTAATGGTATTGTGCACTCGTCTAAAAGCGCCTATGACTCAATCACCACTCTTTCCCAAAGGGTTTCTGCCATTGGCAAGATTATTTCGGTCATTGATGACATAGCGGACCAGACCAACCTTCTGGCCCTCAACTCAGCCATCCTTGCCGCACAGGCAGGAGAACACGGAAAAGGGTTTGCCATCGTCGCCAATGAAATCAAGGGACTTGCCAAGCGTACCAGACAATCCACCATGGAGATCGCTCTCCTGATCAAAGGGGTACAGGAGGAGACAGGAAAGGCCGTCACCGCGATCCGCATCACCGAAGAGCGGGTCGCCGACGGGGAAAACCTCTCCCGCCGCTCTGGAGAAGCTCTTTCCAAAATCGTCAGTGGGGTCGAGGCTGCCGGCCGTCAGATCATCGACATTGCCCACTCAACGGAAGAACAGGCCAGAAGAAGCAGCAACATGCACAAGTCGATCCGTACGATGACCAACATGGTTGCTCATATCTTCCGGTCCAGCCAGGAACTGATACAAGCCAGCCGCTCTATTACGAAGGCTGCGGAACGCACGCGGGAATTCACGGCGCTGGTACAGACATCGAGTGTCCGGCAGTGGCAGATGAGCACGACTATCGCTACATCAACAGCCAACATGGAAGATAAGACCCGGGGAATCAAGGAAGCCTGCGGGGAACAGTCGGAATGGAGCGTCCAGATTAATCAGTCCATGGAGCGGATTACGCAGACTGCGGACATCAATCTGGCGTCAGTCAGGATTCTTGAAAACGGGGCGGAAAATCTGGCAGGCCAAATCCAGGTGCTGCGAAATGAGATGGCACACCTGAGAGCAGAATAG
- a CDS encoding chemotaxis protein CheW has product MAIKALVKLNDVAQQDKLIQQISFMLGGEEYGVEVLKAREIIRMPIITKMPNTPHYIEGVINLRGEIVPVISLRKRFGLMEIENNSQTRIIIMEVCGTLIGFIVDSVTEVIRIRSSEIQPPPSIVISGGVELEFITGVCNHAERLLIIMDIDRIFSDDERESFGAIV; this is encoded by the coding sequence ATGGCCATAAAAGCACTGGTAAAATTGAATGATGTTGCACAACAGGACAAACTTATCCAACAGATCAGCTTCATGCTGGGAGGTGAAGAATATGGCGTTGAAGTCCTCAAGGCGCGCGAGATCATACGCATGCCGATCATCACCAAAATGCCCAACACACCGCACTATATCGAGGGGGTCATCAACCTGCGCGGGGAGATTGTTCCGGTTATCTCCTTGCGTAAACGTTTCGGCCTGATGGAAATTGAAAACAACAGCCAGACCCGAATCATCATCATGGAAGTTTGCGGCACTCTGATTGGTTTTATTGTCGATTCAGTTACAGAAGTTATCCGCATCCGCAGCAGCGAGATTCAGCCGCCGCCTTCGATAGTGATCTCAGGTGGTGTCGAACTGGAATTTATCACCGGCGTATGCAACCATGCTGAGCGATTATTGATTATCATGGATATTGACCGGATATTTTCAGATGATGAACGGGAGAGTTTTGGCGCAATCGTGTAA
- a CDS encoding methyl-accepting chemotaxis protein → MNFTIKSKLFIMLLVACVSVTVAGVLGLAGMKSSNDSIETMYKKNLVNTDQINQIMALMRNNRIQMLLALQHNPAIPEIAKMHDHPLTAHTDQLIKNIEEITAIWKEYTSGRILSAAEKKQADDFAEKRMHFVKEGLLATHEAVLAGKFEDAVRITLTKTNPLFKVANEAAQKIYDNEKAQAKKAYEDAVSHYYTTMALVTAAIVLSITIALILGFLIIRSITSSVAALIKASGDMAQGDLSQRLRLTTKDEFGVIGHSFDAMADSFTQALQKVSDASTQVSVAASQVSSTAERIATGAEEVAAQTGTVATAGEEMSATSGDIAQNCQMAAEGAQRASQAASDGAAVVERTVMVIGQIAAKVQETARTVEKLGERSAKIGDIIGTIDDIADQTNLLALNAAIEAAHAGEHGRGFAVVADGVRELAKRTTRATKEIGEMVKAIQIETEGAVVAMEQGVHQVESGTVEAGKSGQALQHILELINDVAMQVNQIATAAEEQTATTSEISSNIMQITEVVQQTSQGAHESATAAAQLNGNAEELQRLVRQFRL, encoded by the coding sequence ATGAACTTCACCATCAAATCCAAGCTTTTCATTATGTTACTGGTTGCCTGCGTTTCAGTAACCGTTGCCGGGGTTCTCGGTCTGGCAGGTATGAAATCATCCAATGATTCTATTGAAACGATGTACAAAAAAAACCTGGTGAATACAGACCAAATCAACCAAATCATGGCCCTTATGCGTAACAATCGCATTCAGATGCTGCTGGCGCTCCAGCATAATCCGGCAATTCCTGAAATAGCCAAGATGCACGATCATCCGCTTACTGCTCATACTGACCAGTTGATCAAGAACATCGAAGAGATCACCGCCATCTGGAAAGAATATACATCCGGAAGAATATTGAGCGCCGCAGAGAAAAAGCAGGCGGACGACTTTGCCGAAAAAAGGATGCATTTTGTCAAGGAAGGACTATTGGCAACGCACGAAGCGGTTTTGGCCGGCAAGTTTGAAGATGCTGTTCGTATCACCTTGACCAAGACCAATCCGCTTTTCAAGGTTGCCAACGAAGCCGCACAAAAAATATATGACAACGAGAAGGCACAGGCTAAAAAGGCGTACGAAGATGCCGTCAGCCATTATTATACAACCATGGCGCTTGTTACTGCCGCGATTGTACTATCAATCACAATAGCGCTGATTTTAGGATTTTTAATCATACGTTCAATCACAAGTTCGGTAGCGGCGCTGATCAAAGCCAGTGGAGACATGGCACAGGGTGACCTGTCGCAACGGCTGCGTCTTACAACAAAGGATGAATTCGGTGTTATCGGTCATTCGTTTGATGCCATGGCCGATTCCTTTACACAGGCGCTCCAAAAGGTGTCAGACGCCTCCACCCAGGTTTCAGTAGCGGCATCACAGGTAAGCTCTACAGCCGAACGAATCGCTACCGGCGCCGAAGAGGTTGCTGCCCAGACTGGGACGGTTGCGACAGCCGGCGAGGAGATGTCGGCGACTTCCGGCGATATTGCCCAGAACTGCCAGATGGCCGCCGAAGGCGCTCAACGCGCATCTCAGGCTGCCAGCGACGGGGCAGCTGTGGTTGAGAGAACCGTGATGGTTATAGGGCAGATTGCCGCAAAAGTTCAAGAAACAGCCAGGACCGTTGAAAAACTGGGCGAGCGGTCCGCCAAGATCGGGGATATTATCGGCACGATTGACGATATTGCCGACCAGACCAACCTGCTGGCCTTGAATGCTGCCATTGAAGCCGCCCACGCCGGAGAACATGGCCGCGGCTTTGCCGTCGTTGCCGATGGAGTCCGTGAGCTGGCCAAGCGCACCACTCGCGCAACCAAGGAGATCGGTGAAATGGTCAAGGCCATCCAGATTGAAACCGAAGGTGCTGTTGTTGCTATGGAGCAGGGTGTTCACCAGGTTGAGAGCGGTACCGTTGAAGCAGGTAAGTCAGGTCAGGCGCTTCAGCATATTCTGGAGCTTATCAACGATGTTGCCATGCAGGTAAACCAGATCGCTACCGCCGCCGAAGAACAGACCGCCACTACCAGCGAGATTTCAAGTAACATAATGCAGATCACCGAAGTGGTGCAGCAGACTTCGCAAGGCGCACATGAATCGGCTACGGCGGCGGCACAGCTGAATGGCAATGCAGAGGAACTGCAGCGGTTGGTGAGACAGTTTAGACTGTAA